A region from the Gossypium hirsutum isolate 1008001.06 chromosome A08, Gossypium_hirsutum_v2.1, whole genome shotgun sequence genome encodes:
- the LOC107921902 gene encoding zinc finger BED domain-containing protein RICESLEEPER 2-like: MIINFYPIVGHSGELIGRAVEKCLLEWGLKKILTITVDNASSNDLVIKYLKQIVNLWDGSVFNVEFLHMRCAAHILNLVVKDGLKDVDVSIMRVRVAMKFVRPSPARLQKFKYYVEEENIKCKGLVCLDIETRWNSTYSMLKSALVFRKAFKNMKTKYIPYTKELRQVGSASDDEDWDKVACFLPFLEIFYETTLRFSISRYVTNNTFVEEIYVSGIQLTVMLIT, translated from the coding sequence ATGATCATTAACTTTTACCCAATTGTTGGTCATTCTGGGGAGCTTATCGGTAGGGCTGTTGAAAAGTGTCTACTAGAATGGGGTCTTAAGAAGATCTTGACTATAACGGTTGATAATGCTAGTTCTAATGATCTAGTGATCAAGTATTTGAAGCAAATTGTTAACTTATGGGATGGAAGTGTGTTTAATGTTGAATTCTTGCATATGAGATGTGCTGCACATATTCTGAATTTGGTTGTTAAAGATGGGCTGAAAGATGTTGATGTTTCTATTATGAGAGTTCGTGTTGCTATGAAATTTGTGAGGCCTTCCCCTGCAAGGCTtcaaaagtttaaatattatGTTGAAGAGGAGAATATAAAATGTAAAGGTCTTGTTTGCTTGGACATTGAAACAAGGTGGAATTCTACCTACTCCATGCTTAAAAGTGCTTTGGTGTTTAGGAAGgcattcaaaaatatgaaaactaAGTACATTCCTTACACAAAAGAGCTTAGACAAGTTGGTAGTGCTTCTGATGATGAGGATTGGGACAAAGTTGCTTGTTTCTTGCCTTTTCTTGAAATCTTTTATGAAACTACATTGAGATTTTCTATATCAAGGTATGTGACTAATAATACCTTTGTGGAAGAAATATATGTATCGGGTATACAATTAACTGTTATGTTGATAACTTGA